One Salvia splendens isolate huo1 chromosome 22, SspV2, whole genome shotgun sequence DNA segment encodes these proteins:
- the LOC121785898 gene encoding TBC1 domain family member 8B-like: MLLSLLSKRTLYDDSRDSYGFTVRPQHAHRYREYSNIYKEEEGERLAKWRGFLVQQEESTRASRAKEDDTEPVVSEVTEESHDLRQTASEPVVSEVTEEPHDLSPTASEPVVSEDTEEPHDLSPTASEPVVSEVTEEPRDLIQTASEEREDSAEQSDAISEGTAVEKVSREDGNSSEKRSEGSIRPKEAPSNQHSMPREVKTWADISSSLNSIDHLMSLRIKKNANTKHEKIRCENNDLPSIDEGRADSGGSEDDSERTDSAEAPTVETSSCDILLPTESSFPWKQELASLVQLGVPRELRGEVWQAFVGVRTRRVDRYYQDLLSVECDAGSDDKEHDKSASEEKKGNLSEKLKKQIEKDLPRTFPGHPALNETGRNSLRRVLSAYALHNPSVGYCQAMNFFAGLLLLMMPEENAFWTLVGIIDDYFEGYFSQEMTESQVDQLVFEDLMRERFPKLVNHLDYLGVEVAWMSGPWFLSIFVNTLPWESVLRVWDVILFEGNRVMLFRTALALMDLYGPALVTTKDAGDVITLLQTLTGSTFDSSQLVLTACMGFLTITEDRLQELRQKHRPSVVSTFNERAKGCKSFKDPKGLATKLYSFKHDRGPIAKENEIEAGLNDNMDLGEIPCLESHSSSLDDYLKGMTIDSEVDSLPDLQEQVIWLKVELCRLLEEKRSAMLRSEELESAFIEMVQEDNRMELAAKVEKLEKEVAELQQVLSDKKEGEKAMLEVLMNVEQEQRIADEARRSAEQQLRALQEKYDNAMGALDDKEKRVVMAETMLEATLQYESGQSKASSPK, encoded by the exons ATGTTGTTGTCTTTGTTGAGCAAGCGTACATTATATGATGATTCTAG GGATTCATATGGATTTACTGTGAGACCTCAACATGCCCATAGGTATCGAGAGTACTCCAATATCTACAAG GAGGAAGAAGGGGAGAGATTGGCAAAATGGAGGGGATTTCTTGTGCAGCAAGAAGAGTCTACAAGGGCTAGTCGTGCTAAGGAAGATGACACTGAACCTGTGGTTTCCGAGGTTACAGAGGAGTCACATGATCTCAGGCAAACAGCTAGTGAACCTGTGGTTTCCGAGGTTACAGAGGAGCCACATGATCTCAGTCCAACAGCAAGTGAACCTGTGGTTTCCGAGGATACAGAGGAGCCACATGATCTCAGTCCAACAGCAAGTGAACCTGTGGTTTCCGAGGTTACAGAGGAGCCACGGGATCTCATTCAAACAGCAAGTGAGGAAAGGGAAGATTCGGCTGAACAGTCCGATGCCATTTCTGAAGGCACTGCTGTTGAAAAGGTGAGCAGAGAAGATGGAAATTCAAGTGAAAAGAGGTCTGAGGGAAGTATACGTCCCAAGGAAGCTCCAAGTAACCAACATAGTATGCCCCGTGAGGTGAAGACATGGGCTGATATTAGTTCATCACTAAATTCCATAGATCATTTGATGAGTTTACGAATAAAGAAGAATGCGAACACGAAGCATGAAAAGATAAGGTGCGAAAATAATGACCTTCCATCAATAGATGAGGGAAGAGCAGATAGTGGAGGGTCTGAAGACGATAGTGAGAGAACAGATAGTGCAGAAGCTCCTACAGTAGAAACTAGTTCCTGTGATATACTACTACCCACAGAATCCAGTTTTCCTTGGAAACAAGAACTAGCATCCCTTGTTCAATTAGGAGTACCCAGGGAACTTAGGGGGGAG GTGTGGCAAGCATTCGTTGGTGTTAGAACCCGCCGAGTGGATAGATATTACCAAGATTTGCTGTCTGTAGAATGTGATGCTGGTAGTGATGACAAAGAGCATGATAAATCAGCATCTGAAGAGAAGAAAGGAAATCTGTCAGAAAAGTTGAAGAAGCAGATTGAGAAG GATCTGCCGCGAACATTTCCAGGCCATCCGGCATTAAATGAAACTGGCAGGAACTCATTACGGCGTGTGCTCTCAGCATATGCTCTGCATAACCCCTCAGTCGGGTATTGCCAG GCAATGAATTTCTTTGCTGGCTTATTACTTCTGATGATGCCCGAGGAAAATGCTTTCTG GACACTGGTGGGTATAATCGATGATTATTTTGAAGGTTATTTCTCACAAGAAATGACAGAATCCCAG GTTGACCAACTTGTTTTTGAGGACTTGATGCGTGAAAGGTTTCCTAAACTAG TAAACCATCTTGATTACTTGGGAGTTGAAGTGGCATGGATGTCCGGGCCTTGGTTCCTCTCAATCTTTGTAAACACGCTTCCATGGGAAAGTG TTCTTCGAGTGTGGGATGTGATCCTGTTTGAAGGAAACCGCGTCATGCTCTTTCGAACTGCGCTTGCTTTGATGGATTTATATG GACCTGCTCTAGTTACAACGAAGGATGCTGGGGATGTTATAACTTTATTACAAACACTTACTGGTTCCACATTTGATAGCAGCCAACTTGTCTTGACTGCTTGTATGGGTTTCTTGACCATTACTGAAGATCGACTGCAGGAACTGAGACAGAAGCATAGGCCATCTGTAGTTTCGACATTCAACGAAAGAGCCAAAGGGTGCAAAAGCTTCAAAGATCCTAAAGGTCTCGCAACTAAGTTATACAGCTTCAAGCATGATCGTGGACCAATAGCAAAAGAAAATGAGATAGAAGCAGGCTTGAATGATAATATGGATTTAGGTGAAATTCCATGTTTGGAATCTCATTCTTCCAGCCTGGATGATTATCTTAAAGGCATGACCATTGATTCCGAAGTAGATTCACTTCCAGATCTTCAGGAACAG GTGATTTGGTTAAAGGTTGAGCTCTGCAGGTTGCTAGAGGAAAAGAGATCGGCTATGCTCAG GTCTGAAGAATTAGAATCTGCGTTTATAGAAATGGTTCAAGAAGATAATCGAATGGAACTAGCTGCAAAG GTTGAGAAATTGGAGAAGGAGGTTGCTGAACTACAGCAGGTTCTGTCTGATAAGAAAGAAGGGGAGAAAGCAATGCTTGAG GTTCTCATGAatgttgagcaag
- the LOC121786960 gene encoding kinesin-like protein KIN-5D, translating into MENSRANNQRRRSWTPSSMSRTLWSSNESPTKDFFRSNDEQKGVNVQVVARCRPLSEEESRGRASSMISCDEIKQQVIATQNTGNKQTDKVFVFDKVFGPNSKQIEVYDDVIAPAIAEVLEGYSWTIFAYGQTGTGKTYTMEGEGRKYKNGEFHENAGVIPRAVQQIFDVLERERADYSMKATFLELYNEEITDLLAPDEGKRPLVLMEDGKGAVFVRGLEEEVVCSVDEICAILEKGSSGKRMAETLVNKQSNRSHSIFTITVQIKEPDTSTTDHGSEMIRCGRLNLVDLAGSENVLRSGAREGRAREAGETNKSFLTLGRVINALADNSMHVPYRDSKLTRLLRDSLGGKTKTCIIATISPSDFCQEETLSTLDYAFRAKCIKNRPEVNQKLMKSTVIKDLYSLIDSLKQELRVSRQVNGGYGDRHSSDALRKQLMELQELYLYQQQLTVDLKDKLLSTERELTMARQSLFNLKNQCQQAEDMCRDKEAVIFNLISSGKELTKKTSELQSDLEGAVLDVSTLFAKIEHKTDLEETNRQNVESFYSQLVQQLQELDEGVSASATSQEQNWKATQDDTRLFLTSKAKIENLKELNTSGVNKIDGSVEELYQNSLLALSRLSSVLSDHSSCIMDLVSKNASAADAINNGLKSNMKNLGLKLDEFVKQQKENHARSHHTSKFISSSLVSFFKTLKIYTSKLTLIEEDSQTIAKQKLHAFTTKFEEYSAAEEKLLLEQMSELLANSSSRKKKMIQAAVDDVLESASSNGLKLNQEIAEMQSLTVDTEEKWNVFTQTTESNYVEDSGAVEAGKCTLEDGLQCCMRELAEVSKQQRLSEESLLDEIEENSDSQDSLTKNETAANEKFHDRFSSIAESFLEDTDDATRNLTLSAEKDLRLDREASEKAELLSARCIVSTKQASDGHSGQVTEISISARKCLVDDYLVDSSSSPRKRNMVLQSREEIESLISLETPKADNAVAT; encoded by the exons ATGGAAAATTCAAGAGCAAACAATCAGAGAAGGAGGAGTTGGACTCCTTCATCCATGAGTAGAACACTGTGGAGTAGCAATGAAAGCCCCACCAAGGATTTTTTTCGATCCAACGACGAACAAAAAGGGGTGAATGTGCAAGTTGTTGCGAGATGCAG GCCTCTGTCTGAAGAGGAGAGCAGAGGAAGAGCATCATCAATGATTTCTTGTGATGAGATCAAACAACAAGTGATTGCTACTCAAAATACAGGCAACAAGCAAACAGATaaagtgtttgtgtttgatAAG GTGTTTGGTCCGAATTCGAAGCAGATAGAGGTTTACGATGATGTCATTGCTCCGGCCATTGCGGAAGTTCTCGAAGGCTATAGCTGGACCATCTTCGCCTATGGCCAGACGGGGACAGGCAAGACCTACACCATGGAAGGCGAAGGGCGAAAATACAAG AATGGCGAGTTTCACGAAAATGCCGGTGTGATCCCAAGAGCCGTGCAGCAGATATTCGACGtgttggagagggagagggCCGACTACAGCATGAAGGCGACATTTCTTGAGCTCTACAACGAGGAGATAACGGATCTCTTGGCACCCGACGAGGGCAAGAGGCCGTTAGTACTAATGGAGGATGGGAAGGGTGCTGTCTTTGTCCGAGGGCTGGAGGAAGAGGTCGTGTGCAGCGTGGATGAGATTTGCGCGATTTTGGAAAAAGGCTCGTCTGGGAAGCGCATGGCTGAGACGCTCGTGAACAAGCAAAGCAACCGGTCTCACTCGATTTTCACCATCACAGTCCAGATCAAGGAGCCAGATACTAGCACCACTGATCATGGATCAGAGATGATCAGATGTGGCAGGTTGAACCTCGTGGACCTTGCTGGCTCGGAGAACGTGCTGCGCTCTGGTGCACGAGAG GGGAGAGCAAGGGAGGCTGGTGAGACCAACAAGAGTTTTCTTACGCTCGGGCGTGTTATCAACGCGTTGGCTGACAACTCTATGCACGTTCCATATAG GGATAGCAAGTTAACAAGGTTGTTGAGGGATTCATTGGGAGGAAAGACGAAAACGTGTATTATCGCAACGATCTCACCATCCGATTTCTGTCAGGAAGAAACTCTCAGCACTCTTGACTATGCGTTTCGTGCAAAATGTATCAAGAACAGACCCGAG GTGAACCAGAAGTTGATGAAATCTACAGTGATCAAAGATCTCTACTCTCTGATAGATAGTCTGAAGCAAG AACTTCGTGTTTCAAGGCAAGTGAATGGTGGTTATGGTGATCGACACAGTTCAGACGCGTTGAGGAAG CAACTGATGGAGCTGCAAGAACTGTATCTTTATCAGCAACAGCTAACAGTAGATTTGAAAGATAAACTACTGAGCACTGAG AGAGAACTGACGATGGCTCGACAGTCTTTGTTTAATCTCAAAAATCAATGTCAACAAGCCGAAGACATGTGTAGAGATAAGGAGGCAGTGATATTCAATCTCATATCCTCTG GAAAAGAACTGACAAAGAAAACTTCCGAGCTTCAATCAGACCTTGAGGGCGCTGTGCTGGACGTGTCTACCTTGTTCGCCAAAATTG AACACAAGACAGATTTAGAAGAAACAAACAGGCAAAATGTAGAGAGTTTTTACTCTCAGTTAGTTCAGCAGCTTCAGGAGCTAGACGAAGGGGTCTCGGCCTCAGCAACGAGCCAAGAACAGAACTGGAAGGCGACTCAAGACGATACACGATTATTCCTAACTTCAAAAGCTAAG ATCGAAAATCTCAAGGAGCTAAACACGTCTGGTGTCAATAAAATAGACGGTTCAGTTGAAGAACTGTATCAAAACTCTCTACTGGCCTTAAGTAGATTGAGCTCCGTGCTATCAGATCATTCTTCGTGCATTATGGAT CTCGTGTCTAAAAACGCATCAGCTGCTGATGCCATTAACAATGGTCTGAAAAGCAACATGAAAAATCTTGGACTGAAATTAGACGAATTCGTGAAGCAGCAGAAGGAG AATCACGCGCGCTCCCATCATACGTCCAAGTTCATTTCCAGTAGCCTTGTTAGTTTTTTCAAGACTTTGAAGATTTATACTTCCAAATTGACACTCATCGAAGAGGATTCCCAAACTATCGCCAAACAGAAGCTGCACGCCTTCACGACAAAGTTTGAG GAGTATTCTGCTGCTGAAGAAAAGCTTCTGTTGGAGCAAATGTCTGAACTTTTGGCGAATTCGAGTtctagaaagaaaaaaatg ATACAAGCAGCAGTAGACGACGTGCTAGAGAGCGCCTCAAGCAACGGGCTGAAGCTGAATCAAGAAATAGCGGAGATGCAAAGCCTAACCGTTGACACTGAGGAAAAGTGGAATGTTTTCACTCAGACAACAGAAAGCAACTATGTCGAAGATTCTGGTGCTGTGGAAGCCGGCAAATGCACCCTTGAAGATGGCCTTCAATGCTG CATGAGAGAGTTGGCAGAGGTTTCGAAACAGCAGAGATTGTCCGAAGAATCTCTGTTGGATGAGATCGAGGAGAATTCAGACTCTCAAGATTCTCTCACCAA GAATGAAACAGCAGCGAATGAGAAGTTCCACGACCGATTTTCGTCCATTGCTGAGTCGTTTCTTGAGGATACGGACGATGCTACGAGGAATCTAACGTTGTCTGCAGAAA AGGATCTCAGGCTAGACCGCGAAGCGTCAGAGAAGGCCGAGCTGCTGAGTGCTCGTTGCATCGTCTCCACAAAGCAAGCCAGCGACGGCCACTCAGGACAAGTGACTGAGATTTCAATAAGTGCAAGAAAATGCCTTGTTGATGACTACTTA GTGGATTCAAGTTCAAGTCCGAGGAAGAGAAATATGGTTTTACAAAGTAGAGAAGAGATTGAGAGTTTGATCAGTTTAGAAACACCCAAAGCAGATAATGCAGTTGCAACTTAA